A window from Malassezia restricta chromosome I, complete sequence encodes these proteins:
- a CDS encoding NTF2 and RRM domain protein, whose product MSQSTSTQANGTPVPNKASEVGWLFVPQYYTFMNKDPSRLHCFYTKKSTMVHGTENEDITPSVGQQAIHERVNTIGFEDTKVYVSNVDSQSSADGGIVIQVLGEMSNKGGKWRKFAQTFFLAQQPNGFYVLNDIFRYLKDDDDEKDEAREDEPQADEAAPVSVADTPAAREATEASQHAAPAKDEAKPAAPAPAEPAAHAEPKEAPAAPPKTWANLAARGANRWGHTASEARGSSEAGAQATSTAAAAPEAKPASAPAKPAAPPARGQQGHVFIKNAAGVAQDELRQSLEAQFGALKECQLNAAKGFAFAEFVDADKARRAIQTSSSQNGVRVGAATVLIEKRRPGHAAGGGHRGGRGGHRGASRS is encoded by the coding sequence ATGTCTCAATCGACTAGCACGCAAGCCAATGGCACACCCGTGCCGAACAAGGCGTCAGAAGTGGGATGGCTCTTTGTGCCCCAGTACTATACGTTCATGAACAAGGACCCTTCGCGTCTCCACTGCTTCTACACGAAGAAAAGCACGATGGTGCATGGCACTGAAAACGAAGACATCACGCCCAGTGTGGGCCAACAGGCGATCCACGAGCGGGTGAATACGATCGGCTTCGAAGATACCAAGGTGTACGTGTCGAATGTCGACAGCCAGTCGTCCGCcgacggcggcatcgtgatccaggtgctgggcgagaTGTCGAACAAGGGCGGCAAGTGGCGCAAGTTTGCCCAGACCTTTttcctggcgcagcagccgAATGGCTTTTACGTCCTGAATGACATCTTCCGCTACCTGAaggacgatgacgacgagaaggacgaggcgcgcgaggacGAGCCCCAGGCGGATGAAGCGGCGCCCGTCAGTGTCGCTGACACGCCCGCTGCGCGTGAAGCGACCGAGGCGTcgcagcacgccgctccCGCGAAGGACGAGGCGAAgcccgccgcgcctgcgccggccgAGCCCGCGGCCCACGCCGAGCCCAAAGAGGCCccggccgcgccgcccaagaCGTGGGCCAACCTCGCCGCGAGGGGCGCGAACCGCTGGGGCCACACGGCTTccgaggcgcgtggctcATCCGAGGCCGGGGCCCAGGCGACGtccacggcggcggccgcccCCGAGGCCAAGCcggcctcggcgcccgCCAAGCCCGCCGCGCCCCCCGCTCGTGGCCAACAAGGTCACGTGTTCATCAAGAATGCGGcgggcgtggcgcaggacgaGTTGCGCCAGTCGCTCGAGGCTCAGTTTGGCGCGCTGAAGGAGTGCCAGCTGAATGCGGCCAAGGGCTTTGCGTTTGCCGAGTTTGTCGACGCAgacaaggcgcgccgcgcgatccagacgagcagctcgcaGAATggcgtgcgcgtcggcgcagcgACGGTGCTGATTGAAAAGCGCCGACCCGGACACGCGGCGGGCGGCGGACaccgcggcggccgtggcggccATCGCGGTGCGAGTCGCTCCTAA
- a CDS encoding dynamin 1-like protein: protein MDQSLIKLVNKLQDAFNDVGIQNPIDLPQITVLGSQSSGKSSVLENIVGRDFLPRGTGIVTRRPLILQLINRMPESGEVGEPTGQTNPHEWGEFLHLPGEKFHDFQRIRDEIVRDTELKTGKNAGISAQPINLRIYSPHVLTLTLVDLPGLTKNPVGDQPKDIERQIRDMLLKYISKPNAIILAVTAANTDLANSDGLKLASEVDIDGSRTVGVLTKVDLMDEGTDVVDILAGRVIPLRLGYVPVVNRGQRDIDTKKTVAAALDAEHEFFANHPSYSSKAQFCGTPFLARKLSTILMHHIRNTLPDIKTRIQAQLKKFELELASLGGAMGDANASNAVLTIITDFCNDFRQVIDGNSNDLSVNELAGGARISFVFHELFSSGVKSIDPFDSVKDTDIRTILYNSSGSSPALFVTTSAFEVIVKQQIRRLEEPSLKCCSLVYDELVRILSQLIAKNTQFRRFPALRERFNSVVIHFFKRCMAPTTKLVADIVAAEACYLNTGHPDFLSGHRAVSIVTERHMAAQSHSTATSGTEIRGGKTVPSSVLNNNKDLDVDIKESTGFFGSFFPNKNKAKKSMMEPPPPSLKATGSLTDREAIETDVIKLLISSYYNITKRTIIDMVPKAIMLNLVNFAKESMQRELLQSLYQQDILKELMKESDHVVARRRECVKMIGALEKAAEICATV, encoded by the exons AACTCGTCAATAAG CTCCAAGATGCATTCAATGACGTTGGCATCCAGAACCCGATCGACCTGCCGCAGATCACCGTGCTGGGCAGTCAGTCGTCCGGCAAGAGCAGTGTGCTCGAAAATATTGTAGGCCGTGACTTTCTCCCGCGCGGTACGGGCATCGTGACTCGCAGGCCGCTGATATTGCAGCTCATCAATCGCATGCCTGAATCAGGCGAGGTAGGCGAGCCGACGGGCCAGACCAACCCACACGAATGGGGCGAGTTTCTGCACCTACCAGGCGAAAAGTTCCACGATTTCCAGCGCATTCGCGACGAAATTGTGCGTGACACGGAGCTCAAAACCGGCAAAAATGCCGGCATCAGCGCACAGCCCATCAACCTGCGGATTTACTCCCCCCACGTACTTACACTTACGCTCGTCGACCTACCAGGTCTGACCAAGAACCCGGTAGGTGACCAGCCAAAGGACATTGAGCGGCAAATCCGGGATATGCTGCTCAAGTACATCTCCAAGCCGAACGCGATCATTCTGGCGGTGACGGCCGCCAACACGGACCTGGCAAACTCGGATGGTCTGAAGCTCGCGTCTGAAGTGGACATCGATGGCAGTCGCACGGTGGGTGTGCTGACCAAGGTGGACTTGATGGACGAGGGCACGGATGTCGTCGATATCCTTGCCGGCCGCGTGATTCCACTGCGCCTTGGCTACGTGCCTGTTGTGAACCGCGGACAGCGCGACATTGACACGAAAAAGACGGTGGCCGCCGCTCTGGATGCTGAGCACGAGTTTTTTGCGAACCACCCGAGCTACAGCTCCAAGGCGCAGTTCTGCGGTACGCCCTTCCTGGCGCGTAAGCTGAGCACGATTCTCATGCACCATATCCGCAACACGCTGCCAGACATCAAGACACGGATCCAGGCACAGCTGAAAAAGTTTGAGCTGGAGTTGGCGTCATTGGGTGGTGCTATGGGCGATGCGAACGCTAGCAATGCCGTGCTCACGATCATAACTGACTTTTGTAACGACTTCCGGCAAGTGATTGATGGCAACAGCAACGACCTGAGTGTGAATGAGCTGgcaggaggcgctcgcATAAGTTTTGTGTTCCACGAGCTGTTTAGCAGTGGTGTTAAAAGCATCGATCCGTTCGACTCGGTGAAGGACACGGATATCCGCACGATTCTATACAATTCGTCTGGATCGTCGCCCGCTCTGTTTGTGACGACATCAGCCTTCGAGGTCATTGTGAAGCAGCAGATTCGGCGCCTGGAGGAGCCGAGTCTCAAATGCTGCTCGCTTGTGTATGACGAGTTGGTGCGGATACTGTCCCAGCTCATTGCGAAGAACACCCAGTTCCGCCGCTTCcctgcgctgcgtgagcgcttCAACTCGGTTGTCATTCACTTCTTTAAGCGGTGCATGGCACCGACGACGAAGCTGGTGGCCGATATTGTGGCTGCTGAGGCGTGCTATCTCAACACGGGTCACCCCGACTTTTTGTCGGGCCACCGCGCCGTGTCGATTGTGACGGAGCGACACATGGCCGCGCAGTCGCATTCGACAGCTACGTCCGGTACCGAGATCCGCGGCGGCAAGaccgtgccgagctcggTGCTGAACAACAACAAGGATCTGGACGTGGACATCAAGGAGTCGACGGGCTTCTTTGGCAGCTTTTTCCCGAACAAGAACAAGGCCAAAAAGAGCATGATGGAGCCGCCACCTCCCAGTCTCAAGGCGACGGGCTCGCTGACGGACCGCGAGGCGATCGAAACGGATGTCATCAAGCTGTTGATTTCGTCGTACTATAACATTACCAAGCGCACGATCATCGATATGGTGCCGAAGGCGATCATGCTGAACCTTGTCAACTTTGCGAAGGagtcgatgcagcgcgaaTTGCTCCAGTCTCTCTACCAGCAAGACATTCTGAAGGAGCTTATGAAGGAATCAGACCACGTcgtggcgcgtcgccgcgaGTGCGTCAAAATgatcggcgcgctggaAAAGGCCGCCGAGATTTGCGCGACAGTGTAA